The following proteins are co-located in the Neodiprion virginianus isolate iyNeoVirg1 chromosome 6, iyNeoVirg1.1, whole genome shotgun sequence genome:
- the LOC124307963 gene encoding THAP domain-containing protein 1-like — MKRKDWKPNRNSTLCSAHFTNDCFDRTGFLITLKKNSVPTIFDNPKSECSSCHRLREYGRGYSFFKFPLDEPDIMKQWIANINIGPWSPSSDSFLCSDHFEPSCFQKKSKNCITLRKGSIPTLFGENLQQTEFQNESDRPTTVNVTKLHDLDEPLSTTVNTTEVHDVNRLLISDVTDQNANAIVSVDVTEQNANAIETDSDRLSLSTNLLSSSNNDSRDNLSTKLTPTSVCIGGIQFIRRQSHMIIATHIVRGPL, encoded by the exons atgaagagGAAGGACTGGAAGCCAAACCGAAATAGCACATTGTGTTCAGCTCATTTTACAAATGACTGCTTTGATAGGACAGGATTCCTAATTACATTGAAAAAGAACAGTGTACCAACTATATTTGACAACCCAAAATCAGAGTGTTCATCTTGTCACCGATTAAGGGAATATGGACGTGGCTATTCATTCTTCAA GTTCCCATTGGACGAACCTGATATTATGAAGCAGTGGATCGCAAATATAAACATTGGACCGTGGTCTCCATCAAGTGATAGCTTTCTGTGTTCCGACCACTTTGAACCCTCTTGCTTTCAGAAGAAAAGCAAAAATTGTATAACTTTACGAAAAGGCAGTATCCCAACGTTATTTG GTGAAAACTTGCAGCAGACCGAATTTCAGAATGAATCCGATCGGCCCACCACAGTGAATGTAACCAAATTACATGATCTTGATGAGCCATTGTCTACCACAGTAAATACAACCGAAGTACATGATGTTAATAGGCTATTGATTTCAG ATGTAACAGACCAGAATGCCAATGCCATTGTCTCCGTAGATGTAACAGAGCAAAACGCCAACGCCATAGAAACTGATAGTGATCGTCTCAGTTTGAGTACTAACCTCCTCAGCTCAAGTAATA atgACTCTAGGGATAACCTGAGTACTAAGTTGACACCAACAAGCGTATGCATTGGTGGCATTCAATTCATTCGAAGGCAGTCTCACATGATCATCGCTACACACATAGTCCGAGGACCACTATGA